From Nocardioides daedukensis, the proteins below share one genomic window:
- a CDS encoding trehalose-6-phosphate synthase, with product MTTQGSADLVIVANRLPVDRVTLSDGSRRWRRSPGGLVSALEPVMRSNDGAWIGWTGVADDETDPFVDDGLWLVPVPLSAGEIEEFYEGFSNATLWPLYHDVVAKPEFHREWWDAYVRVNRRFAEKAAEIAAKDAMVWVHDYQLQLVPQMLRELRPDLRIGFFLHIPFPPTELFGQMPWRRQILEGLLGADVVGFQLSGAAQNFVRLVRQRVGHKTHRDMVYLPDGRTVQAMAFPISIDTDGFEELARSESVTERAAQIRSALGDPELVLLGIDRLDYTKGIYPRLRAWSELVADGDFSVKDSVFVQVATPSRERVEQYRILRDDIDRLVGRINGDLGRLGSPAIAYMHSSFPRHEMAALYRAADIMVVTPFRDGMNLVAKEYVACRYDNDGALVLSEFAGAANELRQAWLINPYDINGMKDAIVEAARAEPKEITRRMKAMRKQVRENDVASWANRFLEELEAARPSHSKKLRPVR from the coding sequence GTGACCACACAAGGCTCCGCAGACCTCGTGATCGTGGCCAACCGCCTGCCCGTCGACAGGGTCACGCTGTCCGACGGCAGCCGTCGCTGGCGCCGCTCCCCCGGCGGTCTGGTCTCCGCGCTCGAGCCGGTGATGCGCAGCAACGACGGCGCGTGGATCGGCTGGACCGGGGTGGCCGACGACGAGACCGATCCCTTCGTGGACGACGGCCTCTGGCTGGTCCCGGTGCCGTTGAGCGCCGGGGAGATCGAGGAGTTCTACGAGGGATTTTCGAACGCGACACTGTGGCCGCTCTACCACGACGTGGTCGCGAAGCCGGAGTTCCACCGTGAGTGGTGGGACGCCTACGTGCGGGTCAACCGTCGCTTCGCCGAGAAGGCCGCCGAGATCGCCGCGAAGGACGCGATGGTCTGGGTGCACGACTACCAGCTGCAGCTGGTGCCGCAGATGCTCCGCGAGCTCCGCCCGGACCTGCGGATCGGCTTCTTCCTGCACATCCCGTTCCCGCCCACCGAGCTGTTCGGCCAGATGCCGTGGCGTCGCCAGATCCTCGAGGGTCTGCTCGGCGCCGACGTGGTCGGCTTCCAGCTCTCCGGCGCGGCCCAGAACTTCGTCCGCCTGGTCCGCCAGCGGGTCGGGCACAAGACCCACCGCGACATGGTCTACCTGCCTGACGGCCGCACCGTGCAGGCGATGGCGTTCCCGATCTCGATCGACACCGACGGCTTCGAGGAGCTCGCCCGCTCCGAGTCGGTCACCGAGCGGGCCGCGCAGATCCGCTCCGCGCTCGGCGACCCGGAGCTCGTCCTGCTGGGTATCGACCGACTCGACTACACCAAGGGCATCTATCCGCGGCTGAGGGCGTGGTCCGAGCTCGTCGCGGACGGGGACTTCAGCGTCAAGGACAGCGTCTTCGTCCAGGTGGCGACGCCGAGCCGCGAGCGGGTCGAGCAATATCGCATCCTGCGCGACGACATCGACCGCCTGGTCGGGCGGATCAACGGCGACCTCGGCCGACTCGGCTCGCCGGCCATCGCCTACATGCACTCCTCGTTCCCGCGCCACGAGATGGCAGCTCTCTATCGCGCCGCCGACATCATGGTCGTCACGCCGTTCCGCGACGGGATGAACCTGGTCGCCAAGGAGTACGTCGCCTGCCGCTATGACAACGACGGCGCGCTGGTGCTCTCCGAGTTCGCCGGTGCCGCCAACGAACTGCGCCAGGCCTGGCTGATCAACCCCTACGACATCAACGGGATGAAGGACGCCATCGTCGAGGCCGCGCGTGCCGAGCCGAAGGAGATCACCCGACGGATGAAGGCGATGCGCAAGCAGGTCCGGGAGAACGACGTCGCGTCGTGGGCGAACCGGTTCCTCGAGGAGCTCGAGGCAGCGCGACCGTCGCACTCGAAGAAGCTGCGGCCGGTGCGCTGA
- a CDS encoding uracil-DNA glycosylase: MSALSGLLEKGIVAPDWAEALSPVDEQIERMGVFLREEIAAGRGYLPHGESVLRAFQRPLADVKVLIVGQDPYPTPGHPIGLSFAVAPDVRPIPRSLANIYAELETDLGLPRAPHGDLSAWADQGVMLLNRVLTVRPGEPASHRGRGWEQVTECAIEALVRRDSPLVAVLWGNHAQTLKPMLGSVPWVASAHPSPLSASRGFFGSRPFSRVNQLLAGQGAGPVDWSLA; the protein is encoded by the coding sequence ATGAGCGCGCTGTCCGGACTGCTGGAGAAGGGCATCGTCGCCCCCGACTGGGCCGAGGCGCTGTCCCCGGTCGATGAGCAGATCGAGCGGATGGGGGTGTTCCTTCGCGAGGAGATCGCCGCCGGGCGCGGCTATCTGCCACATGGTGAATCGGTCCTGCGAGCGTTCCAGCGGCCACTGGCCGACGTCAAGGTCCTCATCGTCGGCCAGGATCCCTACCCGACCCCCGGGCACCCGATCGGGCTCAGCTTCGCGGTGGCACCCGACGTACGCCCGATCCCGCGCAGCCTGGCCAACATCTATGCCGAGCTGGAGACCGACCTGGGCCTGCCCCGGGCGCCGCACGGCGACCTGAGCGCGTGGGCCGACCAGGGCGTGATGCTGCTCAACCGTGTCCTCACCGTGCGACCCGGCGAGCCCGCCTCGCACCGCGGCCGGGGGTGGGAGCAGGTGACCGAATGTGCGATCGAGGCGCTGGTACGCCGTGACTCACCGCTGGTGGCCGTGCTGTGGGGCAATCACGCGCAGACGCTCAAGCCGATGCTGGGATCCGTGCCGTGGGTGGCCTCCGCGCACCCGTCGCCGCTGTCGGCATCGCGCGGGTTCTTCGGGTCGAGGCCGTTCTCCCGGGTCAACCAGTTGCTGGCCGGCCAGGGCGCCGGTCCCGTCGACTGGTCGCTCGCCTGA
- a CDS encoding MFS transporter, giving the protein MSEPLTRGVRLGYATGSVATGAFGTVPGLMLLPFLTDNLGIGALYAGMIVLLPKAWDVILNPIAGRISDRTVDPRGPRRPWLLRGGLSLAVAFALLFAGPSLGPGLDAAWVLFWFLACATAYAFFQVPYVAMPAEITDSYDERTRLMSWRVAILAFTIMLAGASAPAIRDAIGGRDGYRVMGLIMAVLITLGVIGTYFGTRSAPHTEVAPGTGSLGDQLRIVSRARDFRLLLTTFVLQALATGCMLAGVDYVAGDVLGKQGTATILFVCFVGPALLLTPLWARVGVLIGKKKGYVASSLVLAGGAALTVIARDAPNWAVFAAVGLIGVGYAGAQVFPLAMLPDAAAADAARTGENRVGVFTGVWTAGETLGLALGPGLFALMLTLGDYQSSTTGGTDQPESAVTAIVLGFSLVPAAIVLASLWWLSRYSLTSSPDPAPEAEDLPA; this is encoded by the coding sequence ATGTCCGAGCCCCTGACCCGCGGCGTACGCCTGGGCTATGCCACCGGCTCGGTCGCGACGGGCGCTTTCGGCACCGTCCCCGGCCTGATGCTGCTGCCGTTCCTGACCGACAACCTCGGCATCGGCGCCCTCTACGCCGGGATGATCGTGCTGCTGCCGAAGGCCTGGGACGTCATCCTCAACCCGATCGCCGGACGGATCAGCGACCGCACCGTCGATCCCCGCGGGCCACGACGCCCGTGGCTGCTGCGCGGCGGGCTCTCGTTGGCCGTGGCCTTCGCGCTGCTCTTCGCCGGCCCCTCCCTGGGGCCGGGTCTCGACGCGGCCTGGGTGCTGTTCTGGTTCCTGGCCTGCGCCACGGCATACGCCTTCTTCCAGGTCCCCTACGTCGCCATGCCGGCCGAGATCACCGACTCCTACGACGAGCGCACCCGGCTGATGTCGTGGCGGGTGGCGATCCTGGCCTTCACGATCATGCTGGCCGGCGCCTCGGCACCCGCGATCCGCGACGCGATCGGCGGACGCGACGGCTATCGGGTGATGGGCCTGATCATGGCCGTGCTGATCACCCTGGGCGTGATCGGCACCTACTTCGGCACCCGCTCCGCGCCGCACACCGAGGTCGCCCCGGGCACAGGCTCTCTCGGCGACCAGCTGCGGATCGTCAGCAGGGCAAGGGACTTCCGGCTGCTGCTGACCACCTTCGTGCTCCAGGCACTCGCCACCGGCTGCATGCTGGCCGGCGTCGACTACGTCGCCGGCGACGTGCTCGGCAAGCAGGGCACCGCGACCATCCTGTTCGTCTGCTTCGTCGGGCCGGCACTCCTGCTCACCCCGCTGTGGGCGCGGGTGGGGGTGCTGATCGGCAAGAAGAAGGGGTACGTCGCCTCCTCGCTCGTGCTGGCCGGTGGCGCCGCCCTGACCGTGATCGCCCGGGACGCCCCGAACTGGGCGGTCTTCGCCGCGGTCGGCCTGATCGGCGTCGGCTATGCCGGTGCCCAGGTCTTCCCGCTGGCGATGCTGCCGGACGCGGCGGCCGCCGACGCGGCCCGCACCGGCGAGAACCGGGTGGGCGTGTTCACCGGCGTGTGGACCGCGGGCGAGACCCTCGGTCTCGCGCTGGGTCCGGGCCTGTTCGCGCTGATGCTCACCCTCGGCGACTACCAGTCCTCGACCACCGGCGGCACCGACCAGCCGGAGTCCGCGGTCACCGCGATCGTCCTGGGCTTCTCGCTCGTGCCCGCGGCGATCGTGCTGGCCTCCCTGTGGTGGCTCTCCCGCTATTCGCTCACCTCGTCCCCCGACCCCGCCCCCGAAGCCGAGGACCTGCCCGCATGA
- a CDS encoding adenylate/guanylate cyclase domain-containing protein, which yields MSDAETEDEDSARPRISLEPEVFGALEATLLGQAPHLTRPEVIERAGVTYERAHELWLSLGFSPPASDEQVMFTDADVEAVKVLGTLVESGLVDSELEFALTRSMGRSFARLAEWEIGEVAGRLVDPGRVLDMEQLDAIIAATMPHIEQLQNYVWRRHLASAAGRLLLNASNEESTEMAVGFADVVGYTRRTRSLSAAELAELVERFESTVTSVISDNGGRIIKTIGDEVLFVCDDPHSAARIAMILSDAHQAGTDFPQVRIGLAHGRVLSRLGDVFGEVVNVAARLTSIARPGRVLVDRSLADAVRDHDEEFRVRRAPSRSVRGYNRLEAWALKPPKKPSRKTERKAERQPADDE from the coding sequence ATGAGCGACGCCGAGACCGAGGACGAGGATTCCGCACGCCCGCGGATCTCGCTCGAGCCCGAGGTCTTCGGCGCGCTCGAGGCGACCCTGCTCGGGCAGGCGCCTCATCTGACTCGGCCCGAGGTGATCGAGCGGGCCGGGGTGACCTATGAGCGAGCCCACGAGCTGTGGCTCTCCCTGGGCTTCTCACCACCAGCCTCCGACGAGCAGGTGATGTTCACCGACGCCGATGTCGAGGCGGTGAAGGTGCTGGGCACCCTGGTGGAGAGCGGCCTGGTCGACTCGGAGCTGGAGTTCGCGCTGACCCGCAGCATGGGCCGCAGCTTCGCTCGCTTGGCCGAGTGGGAGATCGGCGAGGTTGCCGGCCGCCTGGTCGACCCGGGCCGGGTGCTCGACATGGAGCAGCTCGACGCCATCATCGCGGCCACGATGCCGCACATCGAGCAGCTGCAGAACTATGTCTGGCGCCGGCACCTGGCCAGCGCCGCCGGCCGGTTGCTGCTCAACGCGTCCAACGAGGAGTCCACCGAGATGGCCGTGGGCTTCGCGGACGTCGTCGGCTACACCCGACGTACCCGCAGCCTCAGCGCCGCCGAGCTCGCCGAGCTGGTCGAGCGGTTCGAGTCGACCGTCACCTCGGTGATCTCCGACAACGGTGGGCGGATCATCAAGACGATCGGCGACGAGGTCCTCTTCGTCTGCGACGACCCACACTCGGCAGCCCGGATCGCGATGATCCTCTCCGACGCCCACCAGGCCGGCACGGACTTCCCGCAGGTACGGATCGGGCTCGCCCACGGCCGGGTGCTGAGTCGCCTCGGCGACGTCTTCGGCGAGGTGGTCAACGTCGCCGCCCGGCTCACCTCGATCGCTCGCCCCGGACGGGTGCTGGTCGATCGCTCCCTTGCCGACGCGGTGCGCGACCACGACGAGGAGTTCCGGGTACGTCGTGCCCCCAGCCGCTCCGTCAGGGGCTACAACCGCCTGGAGGCCTGGGCCCTCAAGCCGCCGAAGAAGCCGTCACGCAAGACCGAGCGCAAGGCCGAGCGGCAGCCCGCCGACGACGAGTGA
- a CDS encoding dioxygenase family protein, whose amino-acid sequence MTTKMPALYIGHGAPPLLDDPVWSGQLAAWARDLPRPKAILIVSAHWESAPVSLTASGAPLVYDFGGFAPKYYKMTYETPDASALAKRVAAMMPQGEPVHQHRSRGLDHGAWVPLKIMYPDADIPVLQMSLPTEDPYKLLKLGERLRPLRDEGVMIIGSGFLTHGLPFLKDWSIEAKAPGWSKDFDLWAGEAMNRGDVDELAAYKSKAPGMPYAHPTVEHYIPLFITLGAADKADKPGDQKIDGYWMGLSKRSWQVA is encoded by the coding sequence ATGACTACGAAGATGCCGGCCCTCTACATCGGCCACGGTGCCCCGCCCTTGCTCGATGACCCGGTCTGGTCGGGCCAGCTCGCCGCATGGGCCAGGGACCTCCCCCGCCCCAAGGCGATCCTGATCGTCAGCGCCCACTGGGAATCGGCTCCGGTCAGCCTGACCGCTTCCGGCGCCCCGCTCGTCTATGACTTCGGCGGCTTCGCCCCGAAGTACTACAAGATGACCTACGAGACCCCCGACGCCTCGGCGCTCGCCAAGCGCGTGGCCGCGATGATGCCCCAGGGCGAGCCGGTGCACCAGCACCGCAGCCGCGGCCTGGACCACGGCGCCTGGGTGCCGCTGAAGATCATGTATCCCGACGCCGACATCCCGGTGCTGCAGATGTCGCTGCCGACCGAGGACCCATACAAGTTGCTCAAGCTCGGCGAGCGTCTGCGCCCGCTGCGCGACGAGGGCGTGATGATCATCGGCTCCGGCTTCCTCACCCACGGCCTGCCCTTCCTCAAGGACTGGTCGATCGAGGCCAAGGCGCCGGGCTGGTCCAAGGACTTCGACCTGTGGGCCGGCGAGGCGATGAACCGGGGCGACGTGGACGAGCTGGCGGCATACAAGTCGAAGGCGCCCGGCATGCCCTATGCTCACCCGACCGTGGAGCACTACATCCCGCTCTTCATCACCCTCGGTGCCGCGGACAAGGCCGACAAGCCGGGCGACCAGAAGATCGACGGCTACTGGATGGGTCTCTCGAAGAGGTCCTGGCAGGTCGCCTGA
- a CDS encoding alpha/beta fold hydrolase — protein MDLIPKPDQVVSAAGNVAHKMFYGGVADLRKMPRTLIDEGMLRQVYHYRPAGTTKTTGDPVLLVTPLAAPSICFDLRRGCSLVEHLVTQGRSTYLVEYGEVSFRDRNLGMEHWIDEVMPEAIRATSAHAGGRPVHVIGWSLGGIFMTLAAADNADLPIASMTIIGSPFDVAKVPLVAPLRPLVRFADGPMFGGITKSGRGPVQRVYQVMGGAPKPLVRWAFQLSAAQKLISKPMVKLQNLDDTDFLAQLEAVDNFTANMIAYPGRTFGQLYHRFFKTNDLKYGYFEFGDRRIEIANIDKPVLVFGGETDGIAPVACVQAVVPLLTGSPEVRFEVVPGGHLGMLTGRSARETTWKFIDSWISKWSSDRPEAADEPAAPAKKAPAKSAAKKTPAKKATAKKTAAKKAKPGARDAASIGSSPTRRYGSGSSRSLAK, from the coding sequence ATGGACCTGATTCCGAAGCCCGACCAGGTCGTCTCTGCCGCCGGGAACGTCGCCCACAAGATGTTCTACGGCGGGGTCGCCGACCTGCGCAAGATGCCGCGCACCCTGATCGACGAGGGCATGCTGCGGCAGGTCTATCACTATCGGCCCGCCGGCACCACGAAGACGACCGGTGATCCGGTCCTGCTGGTCACTCCGCTCGCCGCGCCGTCGATCTGCTTCGACCTGCGCCGTGGCTGTTCACTGGTGGAGCACCTGGTGACGCAGGGCCGCTCGACGTACCTCGTGGAGTATGGCGAGGTCTCCTTCCGCGACCGCAACCTGGGCATGGAGCACTGGATCGACGAGGTGATGCCGGAGGCGATCCGGGCCACGTCGGCACACGCGGGCGGGCGGCCCGTGCACGTGATCGGCTGGAGCCTGGGCGGGATCTTCATGACCCTGGCCGCGGCCGACAACGCCGACCTGCCGATCGCCTCGATGACCATCATCGGGTCGCCGTTCGATGTCGCCAAGGTGCCGCTGGTGGCGCCGCTGCGTCCGTTGGTGAGGTTCGCCGACGGGCCGATGTTCGGTGGCATCACCAAGAGCGGTCGGGGTCCGGTCCAGCGCGTCTACCAGGTCATGGGTGGCGCGCCGAAGCCGTTGGTGCGGTGGGCCTTCCAGCTCTCGGCCGCGCAGAAGCTGATCTCCAAGCCGATGGTGAAGCTGCAGAACCTCGACGACACCGACTTCCTGGCCCAGCTCGAGGCCGTCGACAACTTCACCGCGAACATGATCGCCTATCCGGGGCGGACGTTCGGGCAGCTCTATCACCGGTTCTTCAAGACCAACGACCTGAAGTATGGCTACTTCGAGTTCGGGGATCGTCGCATCGAGATCGCGAACATCGACAAGCCGGTGCTGGTCTTCGGTGGCGAGACCGACGGCATCGCTCCCGTAGCCTGTGTGCAGGCAGTTGTTCCCCTACTCACCGGGTCCCCCGAAGTGCGCTTCGAGGTGGTTCCAGGAGGTCACCTAGGCATGCTCACCGGACGATCGGCACGTGAGACCACGTGGAAGTTCATCGATTCCTGGATCTCGAAGTGGTCGAGCGATCGCCCCGAGGCTGCCGATGAGCCGGCCGCTCCGGCGAAGAAGGCCCCCGCGAAGTCCGCGGCAAAGAAGACGCCCGCCAAGAAGGCCACCGCCAAGAAGACTGCGGCGAAGAAGGCGAAGCCCGGCGCCCGGGATGCCGCGTCGATCGGTTCGTCGCCGACACGGCGCTATGGCTCGGGCAGCTCACGCTCCCTCGCCAAGTAG
- a CDS encoding MinD/ParA family ATP-binding protein yields the protein MDVGPATWGWRGFLRKASFGLIKLQMGKAERSWRESRAAVQRSFDGPRTIVFANPKGGAAKTTSVLAAGYTFGTVRGGGVVAWDNNETRGTLGIRGERANHQNTTRELLDDLEKFQDVYESRIGDLGAFVRSQGDAHFDVLASDERADVTGTIKADDFGAVHRLLERFYHLILVDTGNNLRAENWLAAAQTADLIVVTCTVREDTGYSGLWMLDALVDAGHQHIREKTVTVLADPSEKVDAQLAKDLVEVYSKRTSAVFRIPYDPALVAGSVIQYGQLSEKTRNAWLEACAAMAQRL from the coding sequence ATGGACGTCGGTCCGGCGACGTGGGGCTGGCGTGGATTCCTGCGCAAGGCCAGCTTCGGCCTGATCAAGCTCCAGATGGGCAAGGCCGAACGCAGCTGGCGCGAGTCGCGCGCCGCCGTACAGCGTTCCTTCGACGGTCCCCGCACCATCGTGTTCGCCAACCCCAAGGGTGGAGCGGCCAAGACCACCAGCGTGCTCGCGGCCGGCTACACGTTCGGCACCGTGCGCGGCGGCGGAGTGGTGGCGTGGGACAACAACGAGACCCGCGGCACGCTCGGCATTCGTGGCGAGCGGGCCAACCACCAGAACACCACGCGCGAGCTGCTCGACGACCTCGAGAAGTTCCAGGACGTCTACGAGTCGCGGATCGGCGATCTCGGTGCCTTCGTCCGCTCCCAGGGCGACGCACACTTCGACGTGCTCGCCTCGGACGAGCGTGCGGACGTCACCGGCACGATCAAGGCCGATGACTTCGGGGCAGTGCACCGGCTGCTCGAGCGGTTCTACCACCTGATCCTGGTCGACACCGGCAACAACCTGCGTGCCGAGAACTGGCTCGCCGCGGCGCAGACCGCCGACCTGATCGTGGTCACCTGCACGGTGCGCGAGGACACCGGATATTCGGGGCTCTGGATGCTCGACGCGTTGGTCGATGCGGGTCACCAGCACATCCGGGAGAAGACCGTGACCGTGCTGGCCGACCCCTCGGAGAAGGTCGACGCCCAGTTGGCCAAGGACCTCGTCGAGGTCTACTCCAAGCGGACCTCAGCGGTCTTCCGGATTCCCTATGACCCGGCCCTGGTGGCGGGCTCGGTGATCCAGTACGGCCAGCTGTCGGAGAAGACCCGCAACGCGTGGCTCGAGGCATGCGCCGCGATGGCGCAGCGCCTCTGA
- a CDS encoding pyridoxal phosphate-dependent decarboxylase family protein: MNDVLARLRSLQATDLPVHGGRTLAYVYDSGLTDVDEVARTAVAAYAGSNGLDPTAFPSLLTMENELVGFAANLLDGPETMVGTVSSGGTESVLLAVQGARDAHPEVAKPNIVVPSTIHAAFFKAAHYFGVEARVVPVGPDFRADVAGMSAAIDSSTVLVAASAPSYAHGVVDPITEIAAVAAARGVRCHVDACIGGWVLPYAARLGRSVPAWTFAVEGVTSISVDLHKYGYTPKGVSLLLHRTPALRRPQYFAHADWPGYTMLNSTMQSTKSGGPLAAAWAVVSTIGDEGYSKLSDEVFQAVDEIVAGIEQIPELSVVAQPDSTLIALGTSEACDPFTICDEMAAAGWFVQPQMAFGGSPATIHLSVSAATLPHVEEFLAALGSAVSAAVASGPVRVDAEVVAFIESLDPDALSDDDFDGLLAASGLVGASDDGELELPTRMAEVNAMLDVASPRMREALLIAFLDRLQRPTR, from the coding sequence ATGAACGACGTACTCGCCCGACTCCGCTCGCTGCAGGCAACCGACCTGCCCGTGCACGGGGGACGCACCCTGGCCTATGTCTATGACTCGGGGCTCACCGACGTCGACGAGGTCGCCCGCACCGCGGTGGCGGCGTACGCCGGCTCGAACGGCCTGGACCCCACCGCCTTCCCCTCACTGTTGACGATGGAGAACGAGCTGGTCGGTTTCGCCGCCAACCTGCTCGACGGCCCCGAGACGATGGTCGGCACCGTCAGCTCGGGCGGCACCGAGTCGGTGCTGCTGGCGGTGCAGGGCGCCCGCGACGCGCACCCCGAGGTCGCGAAGCCGAACATCGTCGTGCCCTCGACGATCCATGCCGCGTTCTTCAAGGCCGCGCACTACTTCGGTGTCGAGGCGCGCGTGGTCCCGGTCGGTCCCGACTTCCGTGCCGACGTGGCCGGCATGAGTGCTGCCATCGACTCCTCGACCGTCCTGGTGGCGGCCAGCGCACCGTCCTATGCGCACGGCGTGGTGGACCCGATCACCGAGATCGCCGCGGTCGCTGCGGCGCGCGGGGTGCGCTGCCACGTCGACGCCTGTATCGGCGGGTGGGTGCTGCCGTATGCCGCCCGCCTCGGCCGCTCCGTTCCGGCCTGGACGTTCGCGGTCGAGGGGGTCACCAGCATCTCGGTCGACCTGCACAAATATGGCTACACCCCCAAGGGCGTCTCCCTGCTCCTGCACCGGACCCCGGCGCTGCGTCGGCCGCAATATTTCGCGCACGCCGACTGGCCCGGCTACACGATGCTGAACTCGACGATGCAGTCGACCAAGTCCGGGGGCCCGCTGGCCGCTGCCTGGGCGGTGGTGTCCACGATCGGCGACGAGGGCTACTCCAAGCTGAGCGACGAGGTCTTCCAAGCGGTCGACGAGATCGTGGCCGGCATCGAGCAGATCCCGGAGCTCTCCGTGGTCGCACAGCCGGACTCCACCCTGATCGCACTGGGCACCAGCGAAGCCTGCGACCCGTTCACGATCTGCGACGAGATGGCCGCCGCCGGGTGGTTCGTCCAGCCACAGATGGCCTTCGGCGGCTCGCCCGCCACGATCCACCTGTCGGTCTCCGCGGCGACGCTGCCCCATGTTGAGGAGTTCCTTGCCGCGTTGGGCTCCGCCGTCTCGGCCGCCGTCGCTTCCGGCCCGGTCCGGGTGGACGCGGAGGTGGTCGCCTTCATCGAGTCGCTGGACCCGGATGCACTGAGCGACGACGACTTCGACGGCCTGCTGGCCGCCTCCGGCCTGGTCGGCGCCTCCGACGACGGCGAGCTGGAGCTGCCCACGAGGATGGCCGAGGTCAACGCGATGCTCGACGTGGCCTCGCCCCGGATGCGTGAGGCGCTGCTGATCGCGTTCCTGGACCGACTGCAACGCCCCACCCGCTGA
- a CDS encoding FMN-binding glutamate synthase family protein, producing MKWKPVLAAGAAAMGAAAAIDVTQKTHAIRRNFPLVGRARYWLETIGPELRQYIVTSNDEERPFSRDQRSWVYASSKLENNYFGFGTDNDVENVVGYPIVKHRTFAQFDADTRRHTDEEVLLPSAKVLGGPRDRAKKFRPASVINVSGMSFGSLGGNAISALNKGAQLAGCLQNTGEGALSSYHRQGGDIVFQIGTAYFGCRDRAGAFDIERLKDLVAGAPVRAIEIKLSQGAKPGLGGMLPGAKVTPEIAEIRGIEEGVDCASPSRHTAFNDVDSMLDFAEMIAAETGLPVGVKSAVGDFEVWDQLVAKMAADRGRGVDFVNIDGGEGGTGAAPLVFSDTVAYPFRIGFSEVYKRFAAAGLSDDVTFWGAGKLGIPENALVAFALGLDMINVGREAMLSIGCIQAQKCHTDHCPTGVATQNAWLQRGLDPESKAVRCHNYIKSLRRDLIKVSEAIGVPHPGMITVEDIDLVSGTRTRQSLGEQYGYQPGWGRLGPALAEQVSALMSPQLDESHRS from the coding sequence ATGAAGTGGAAGCCAGTTCTTGCCGCCGGTGCGGCCGCCATGGGTGCGGCCGCCGCCATCGACGTCACCCAGAAGACACACGCCATCCGTAGGAACTTCCCCCTCGTGGGTCGCGCCCGCTACTGGCTCGAGACGATCGGGCCCGAGCTGCGCCAATACATCGTGACCAGCAACGACGAGGAGCGACCGTTCAGCCGGGACCAGCGCAGCTGGGTCTATGCCTCCTCCAAGCTGGAGAACAACTACTTCGGATTCGGGACCGACAACGACGTGGAGAACGTGGTCGGCTATCCCATCGTCAAGCACCGCACCTTCGCGCAGTTCGACGCAGACACCCGTCGCCACACCGACGAAGAGGTCCTCCTGCCGTCGGCCAAGGTGCTCGGCGGGCCGCGCGACCGGGCGAAGAAGTTCCGCCCGGCATCGGTGATCAACGTGTCCGGGATGAGCTTCGGTTCCCTGGGCGGAAACGCGATCTCCGCCCTGAACAAGGGCGCCCAGCTGGCGGGCTGCCTGCAGAACACCGGCGAGGGCGCGCTGTCGTCGTACCACCGCCAGGGCGGGGACATCGTGTTCCAGATCGGGACAGCCTACTTCGGCTGCCGGGACAGGGCCGGGGCCTTCGACATCGAGCGGCTCAAGGACCTGGTCGCAGGCGCTCCCGTGCGGGCGATCGAGATCAAGCTCTCCCAGGGCGCAAAGCCCGGCCTGGGTGGGATGCTCCCCGGCGCCAAGGTGACGCCGGAGATCGCGGAGATCCGTGGCATCGAGGAGGGCGTGGACTGCGCCAGCCCCTCGCGGCACACGGCCTTCAACGACGTGGACTCGATGCTGGACTTCGCCGAGATGATCGCCGCGGAGACGGGTCTCCCGGTGGGGGTGAAGTCGGCCGTCGGCGACTTCGAGGTGTGGGACCAGCTGGTCGCCAAGATGGCCGCCGACCGCGGCCGTGGCGTCGACTTCGTCAACATCGACGGTGGCGAGGGCGGCACCGGGGCGGCGCCGCTGGTCTTCAGCGACACCGTCGCCTATCCGTTCCGGATCGGGTTCTCCGAGGTCTACAAGCGGTTCGCCGCCGCAGGCCTGAGCGACGACGTCACGTTCTGGGGCGCGGGCAAGCTCGGCATCCCGGAGAACGCGCTCGTCGCCTTCGCGCTGGGATTGGACATGATCAACGTCGGCCGCGAGGCGATGCTGTCGATCGGCTGCATCCAGGCCCAGAAGTGCCACACCGATCACTGCCCGACCGGTGTCGCGACCCAGAACGCGTGGCTGCAGCGTGGCCTCGACCCGGAGTCCAAGGCGGTGCGCTGCCACAACTACATCAAGTCGCTGCGTCGCGACCTGATCAAGGTCTCCGAGGCGATCGGCGTACCGCACCCGGGGATGATCACGGTCGAGGACATCGACCTGGTCTCCGGCACCCGCACCCGGCAAAGCCTGGGCGAGCAATATGGATACCAGCCGGGATGGGGCCGACTCGGCCCTGCTCTGGCCGAGCAGGTCTCCGCCCTGATGTCGCCACAGCTGGACGAGTCGCACAGGTCCTGA